In Candidatus Kryptoniota bacterium, the sequence CGTCAGGAGACAACTCCTTAAACCGAAGTTGTCGAAGATCAAGAGAGGCGATGTTCCGACGAATTATCCCGTCCTGTCCCACCTTGCTGAGAAATCTGCGGTCTAATTCCTCCCCCTCCAGGCTTACATGTTCGTGCTTCGTATCAGCCTGTAGTCTCCGGTGCCGAATTGGTCGAGAAAAATGAATTCGATCTGCGAGTTGTAATAATACCAGTAAAGATATGCCGGTGAGTTGAATCCATTTTCCTGCGTCTGTACATCGTCGGGCGGCCCGTATATGATGTATATCCTTCCCCTATCGCTCTGCCACCCTCTCCCTATGCTGGCGGTGAAATGAGTATTTGCGTAATCCACTCTTCTGTAGAATTCCCTCATCAGCGCGTCAGCAGTGACCTGGTCGCCGTGAGCACGCGCCAGCCAGAACTGTTTGAACTTCCTTTGTCTTTCCGAAAAGGGTCCCTTTCTCAGCGATGCGATAATGTCGCCGTTAGCGATATACTCCAGCGGACCGATGGCTTCATCCATCTCCGAAGGAACCAGCGGCACGTTGCTTCTAGGCACGCGCAGCAAAGTCCGAGATGAACTCTCTTCCCCGTTGGCGACGGCTGTTATCTCGAAATCGTAAGTCGCCGGGGCAAGATCCGTTATTATAAGAGGGAGACTGTATCTCCGAAGACTTGTATCCTGATTGAACCTGTAAGTCGTGTCGATTGAAGTTGGAATCTGAGTAGACCTTGCCACGATGTGAAGTCCCACATCGGCGGGAACGCGCTTGCAAACCACGAAGAACTTCGCGTAGAGTGTATCGAATCTGTTGGTCGCTACTTCGATCGGATTACCGGAAGTATCCGCCTGATCATACAACAAAAGGTCGCTTATGCTGATCTGACTTCTCGAATAGTCTTTGAATGTGTGGATGAACTCCCTGCTGGAAGTCTCGTTTGTATTCAGATCATATAGTCTTAGTTCCATGTAATAAGTGCCGGGACTGAGTTGAACTTCGGAACCGAGAGTGTCGAACAGCGAAGCCGATATCGTTTCCGGATACGACTTGACCGTTATTCTTCTGTCGAAGAATTTCGAGAAGCGATCCACAGTCATTTCTTTGTCGGCATACGCGTTTATTGAAAGCTGGTAATGTGCCGCGAATTCCGAGTCAGATCTTACAAATATTATGTCATCATAGCGGACTCTTGCGTACAAGTCGACCACGGATGAATCGGGTAGAGCGGATGGATGATCTGAGATGAAGAATCCGAAACGTGGGGGGAGCAGCGCTGTCATCATTGCAGGCTGAACCGTTTCTTTCTGGGACGAACAGCCGGCGGCGAGAATTCCACAAAGTGCGAGCTGGAGGAGTTTTCCGGGTGTGCTATTTCTTTTTGTCATTGAATATGTCCGATGCTTCAAGGAGTTTTTCTACGGTTATTATACCTAGCAGCTTGCCGTCACGCTCCACAGGGGCGACACTTATCCGTGCGCTTCGCATTTTGGTGAGAGCCATTGACGCGGTATCCTCCGGTTTAATTCTTGGAAAGTCGATGCGCGCGACCTCACCCACCTTCGCGTCATGCATGTGACGATGCAGGGCTTCGATTACGGCTGTGCGGGTCAGGACACCGACGAACCGTCCGTTGTCCACGACCGGGAAATCGTTCTGGAATGTGTGCATCGATTTATCCACCACTGCTGTAAGAGGTTCATCCGGTAATACAATTTTGAAATCAGTTATCATTAAATCGCCGACGGTGACTTTCTCAAGTGTCGATGAAACAACAGCTGCTTCCGCCTCGGAACTCGCTCCGCTGAATATGAAAATTCCGATCAGTATCAGCCACAGGTTGAAATGGAGCAGGAAGCCGGCCACAATAAAACCTATCGCGAACAACTTGCCGACTTCCGCCGCCAGCCGGGTAGCTTCAAGATAATCTTTCTTTATCGCTACGATGCCGCGAAGAATCCTTCCGCCATCCATCGGGTAAGCGGGAATTATATTGAACAGTCCGAGCATTATGTTCGCCCAAAAGAGGTCGACAATAATATTCCCGCTCTGCAGCGAACTCTCGCTGAACCTGATCGATGGATCGAGGAGTTCGCCAAAAAGGAGTAAAATGCCGGCGATCAAAAAATTCACAATCGGACCTGCAGCGGTTATTCCAATTTCTTTCGCGGGATCGCGCGGTATGTCGGATATCTGTGAGACGCCCCCTATCGGTAGAAGGATTATCGATGTCACGGTGAGATTGTATTTTTTTGCGATGAAGCTGTGCCCAAGTTCATGAAACAGCACACAAATAAAAATGAGTATTCCAAATACCACGCTGTGCAAAGCTGCGTCGCGACCTAGAATGGTCCCCTCGACATACCAAATGAACGCGAACAGAATAAGAAAAGTGTAGTGTACTCTAATCGGGATGCCGAGCAATCTTCCTACAGGAAATGACCACCGCATTTCGCTGATTTTCCTATTATTTACGGTTCATCTTGATTTAAGACAATCTAACCGAAATTCTCGAAGTTTTCCTTCACCGGATGATGCCAAGCAATGAGTTCAGAAGAATATTTCTTCGAAGGTTTATTTAATTCCGATAATTTTCCCTCGACCGAATGTAACAAATCGGATCTCTATTCGTCTAAAATAGTAGCCAGCACTCAAAGAAGGACCTACCTAGAATGCCTCCTTCTACCCGCCCTTGCCCAGGGCGGGTTTCTTTTTTAGGGGGATTTCAAAAAAGCTATCAGATCCCTGACGTATTCTTGTCCCCCTCTCTCCAGAACATCTTTGTGCCCTGCATTAGGAATCGTCAACAAACGCGATCTGCCGTTCAACCCGGAAAGTCTCTGTGAATATTCTTTCTTGATCGTCCTGTCATCTTCGCCGTGAACAATCAAGACAGGAGCCTCCACACTTCCCATATCGCGCGCAGGTGAAACCTCTGAGGCTTTGAAATTCGCGAGCCGTTCCGCTTTTTGAAGCACAAGACGCAGAAGAGTCCGGTTCCTTATTCCAAGATGACGAAATTGTTGGTCGAGAGCGATCGTGAACAAATCGTAGAATGGTGCGACGGCGATAACCTTACCGATCCTTTTATCAATTGCCGCTGTCTGGATTGCGATCGCTGCCCCCATCGAGTTACCGAGAAGAGATATGGTGATACCGGGATCTTCCTGTTTGATGACGTCGATGAGTTTCGCGACATCGTGCTTCTCATAGTAGCCGTACGTGCAAAATCTTCCCTCGCTGTCACCGTGCCGGCGCATATCGATCAGATATACTCTCATGCAGAATTTCGAAAGTTCTTTTGCGTAGTTGAGTCCGCTGACCTTTGAGTCCGTAATTCCGTGAAGATAAATTATCGCTCCTTCAGCGCGACTGCAGTTAGGGTTTTCGACTTTCCAATACGAGAGCTTAAACCCATCGCTCGTCAGAAGAGTCTGGTCGGCATACCTCAATCCTATTTGAGACGGATGACTGAACCCGAATTTCTCGTGGTAGTACTCAGGCTGCCTCTTGTCGGGCATAAGGAGCATTCTAGCCCCGATGCTCCGTATCATTAAAAGAGCACCAATCGCCGCTGCGATTAGTAATATCAGGACGACGATCATTCGGGCGCGATCATGTTTGAATTAGTCATTGGATGATTTTAGATCGATTCGATCAAACAAAAAAGGCCGTCCTTTCGAGCAGGACGGCCGGAGCAACTTAATACGAAAGCGTGATTAGAATTTGTAATCTACGCCGACTGCGAAAATGTAAAATCCAAATCCGACTCTTGCTTGCAGTGCCCAGTTGTCACTGAGGAAATATCTGATTCCGGCGCTGCCACCGAGGGTGAATCCTCCCGCGGTAGGGCTGTACAGTCCTGAAATGCCGCTCCATGACCACGAAGCGATTTCGTAGCCAAGGACCAATCCGAGAAACGGATCCCACTTCTTGTTATCGAGAACGAAGTGGTACATTCCGGACACGCCGAAGTCGATGTATGTCCAGCCTCCCCCAAACCCGCCGAAATCTTCGCTGTAGTGATAGTAATCAAACAATCCGCCTATACCGATAATACCAGGGCCTACTTCTCCTGGATTCGTAATTCCGCGCTCGTAATCGAGGCCAAGTGTGAGCGCACTTCCGACGCCGCTGAGGCCGACATGAACGCCGGCGTAGTTCTTACCATATTCGAACTGCGCACTAGCAGTCGAAGTGAAAAACGCTACCATCATTCCAACCAGTAGCAAAGCGGAAAGTTTACGAAGCATGATTCTCTCCTTTGTTTGGTTTATCTATGTTTAGGCTCGCATGAATAAATGCCGAACAAAGACTGGATGCAGCATCGGCACCCAATTCGGAGGGTGTCATGAGGTGAAAACACCAGTGAACGCTTCATTATTCTGCCGCACTCGATCTAAAGTTAGCTAAATTTTTCCTATTTCCCAGTGAAATGCAAGAACTATTTTCAAGAAAATGTGATGCCGCGCTTATCGTGATACACGGAAGCTATCTCAGAGACTCTTTCCTTTAAAACGTCTCAACTATAAATTTACCTATCAGCTTGAACTATGAAATATATCGGTTCGACCGGATCGATTCGACAAACTCTTACCTAATGGGACTCGGCGAAGAGGGCTTTCCTGAGGGGACGGTCGTTCTCGCGGATGAGCAATCCGGAGGGAAAGGGAGATTCGGCAGGAGATGGGAGTCTGAACCGTTGTCAAACCTTCTCTTCTCGCTTTTGCTCAGGCCTGATTTCCTTGCAAGCGATGAGATCTTTATTCTTACGTTCGCCTCCGCGCTTGCTGTGGGAGGAGCAATCGAATCAATTGCTCAGATCAAACCTGCATACAAATGGCCCAATGACATACTTATAGATTCCAAGAAGACATCGGGAATACTCCTGGAGTCGAGTTTCAACGCGGGAAAGATTTCGTTCGTCGTCGCGGGTATCGGAATAAATGTGAATCAGAAACAATTTCCATCGGAAATCGCCGGCCGCGCGACTTCTATCCTGCTTAGCTCCGGAAAACTGTGTGACAGGGATGAGCTACTGTTCGCGGTGCTTAATAACTTTTCTTCCATTTATGATACTCTCAGGGAAAGGGATTTCTATTCAATCATGAAGAAATGGCGCGAAGGCGCGAACATGATCGGTCGCAAAGTAACTCTGAAGCTCGTGGATAGATCTATCGAAGGAGTTTGCGAGGAAATAAGCGATGACGGCGCGATAATGATCAGTACTCCGGATGGAATCAGAAAATTTACGGCGGGTGAAATCACAATCGGAGGAGGAATACAATAATGCTGTTATGCATCGATGTCGGCAACACTCATACGCAATTTGGCGTGTATGATAGGAAGAAGCTCAAGCATGACTACAGAGTGGCAAGCGAGCTTGTGCGCACTGAAGACGAGTTCGGGATGGTTGTTCTTTCTCTTTTGAATCACCATGGAGTGGGAAGCAAAAAGATCGAGGGCGTCGGCATCTCGTCTGTGGTCCCGAATCTCACCGACATTCTCGTCAGAATGTCGCGCAAATACTTCAAGTGCGAGCCGTTGGTGATTGGGCCGGACCTTGAGCTGGGGATCAGGATTGAATACGACGAACCTAAAGCTGTCGGGAGCGACAGGATATGCGATGCTGTGGCGGGCTACCTGAAATATGGCGGCCCTCTGATAATTCTTGATTTCGGGACTGCGACTACTTACGATGTCGTGTCGGCGGATGGAACGTACCTCGGAGGAGCTATCGCACCAGGCGTCGAAACGGCAGCGGGGGACCTGCAGAGGCGGGCTGCTAAACTTCCCCGGATCGAATTGAGATTTCCCGAAACGGCAATCGGGAAAACCACGGTGGCGAGTATGCAAAGCGGAATCATGTTCGGTGTCGTTGATTCGATGGAAGGCATGGTAAAACGGATAAGAGCTTCGATCGGGAGCCATGCGAAGGTCATCGCTACAGGAGGGTTTGCCAAGATGGTTGCTTCACAATCGTCGATAATCGATAAGATCGAGCCGGCTCTCGTCCTTGAAGGAGTAAGAATAATCTATGAATCGAACTATAAAAAGATCGGAAAGTCAGCGCGCTGACGGTTTGAAAAATTCCGGGTCGAAGTTGAAAGGCCTTGTCATTCGTCGGGCGAAGATGGCCGATCTGGACGCGGTCGTAAAGATGAGCAGAGGTGTCAGCGAGATCGAGAACTACCCGCGACAGAAAATGAAAGTTGAAGACTTCGTCCACTTTGTAAA encodes:
- a CDS encoding type III pantothenate kinase; amino-acid sequence: MLLCIDVGNTHTQFGVYDRKKLKHDYRVASELVRTEDEFGMVVLSLLNHHGVGSKKIEGVGISSVVPNLTDILVRMSRKYFKCEPLVIGPDLELGIRIEYDEPKAVGSDRICDAVAGYLKYGGPLIILDFGTATTYDVVSADGTYLGGAIAPGVETAAGDLQRRAAKLPRIELRFPETAIGKTTVASMQSGIMFGVVDSMEGMVKRIRASIGSHAKVIATGGFAKMVASQSSIIDKIEPALVLEGVRIIYESNYKKIGKSAR
- a CDS encoding biotin--[acetyl-CoA-carboxylase] ligase, translating into MNYEIYRFDRIDSTNSYLMGLGEEGFPEGTVVLADEQSGGKGRFGRRWESEPLSNLLFSLLLRPDFLASDEIFILTFASALAVGGAIESIAQIKPAYKWPNDILIDSKKTSGILLESSFNAGKISFVVAGIGINVNQKQFPSEIAGRATSILLSSGKLCDRDELLFAVLNNFSSIYDTLRERDFYSIMKKWREGANMIGRKVTLKLVDRSIEGVCEEISDDGAIMISTPDGIRKFTAGEITIGGGIQ
- a CDS encoding site-2 protease family protein, producing MRWSFPVGRLLGIPIRVHYTFLILFAFIWYVEGTILGRDAALHSVVFGILIFICVLFHELGHSFIAKKYNLTVTSIILLPIGGVSQISDIPRDPAKEIGITAAGPIVNFLIAGILLLFGELLDPSIRFSESSLQSGNIIVDLFWANIMLGLFNIIPAYPMDGGRILRGIVAIKKDYLEATRLAAEVGKLFAIGFIVAGFLLHFNLWLILIGIFIFSGASSEAEAAVVSSTLEKVTVGDLMITDFKIVLPDEPLTAVVDKSMHTFQNDFPVVDNGRFVGVLTRTAVIEALHRHMHDAKVGEVARIDFPRIKPEDTASMALTKMRSARISVAPVERDGKLLGIITVEKLLEASDIFNDKKK
- a CDS encoding alpha/beta fold hydrolase → MIRSIGARMLLMPDKRQPEYYHEKFGFSHPSQIGLRYADQTLLTSDGFKLSYWKVENPNCSRAEGAIIYLHGITDSKVSGLNYAKELSKFCMRVYLIDMRRHGDSEGRFCTYGYYEKHDVAKLIDVIKQEDPGITISLLGNSMGAAIAIQTAAIDKRIGKVIAVAPFYDLFTIALDQQFRHLGIRNRTLLRLVLQKAERLANFKASEVSPARDMGSVEAPVLIVHGEDDRTIKKEYSQRLSGLNGRSRLLTIPNAGHKDVLERGGQEYVRDLIAFLKSP
- a CDS encoding GWxTD domain-containing protein — translated: MTKRNSTPGKLLQLALCGILAAGCSSQKETVQPAMMTALLPPRFGFFISDHPSALPDSSVVDLYARVRYDDIIFVRSDSEFAAHYQLSINAYADKEMTVDRFSKFFDRRITVKSYPETISASLFDTLGSEVQLSPGTYYMELRLYDLNTNETSSREFIHTFKDYSRSQISISDLLLYDQADTSGNPIEVATNRFDTLYAKFFVVCKRVPADVGLHIVARSTQIPTSIDTTYRFNQDTSLRRYSLPLIITDLAPATYDFEITAVANGEESSSRTLLRVPRSNVPLVPSEMDEAIGPLEYIANGDIIASLRKGPFSERQRKFKQFWLARAHGDQVTADALMREFYRRVDYANTHFTASIGRGWQSDRGRIYIIYGPPDDVQTQENGFNSPAYLYWYYYNSQIEFIFLDQFGTGDYRLIRSTNM